Proteins encoded together in one Electrophorus electricus isolate fEleEle1 chromosome 9, fEleEle1.pri, whole genome shotgun sequence window:
- the rfc1 gene encoding replication factor C subunit 1, with the protein MDIRRFFAPTKPAAPKPTQGSTSTDQDHARNKKKPSSKITSPKSDKRSVKRKKRLIVDSESEEEEEKKEGKQKKDPKEKNASSGKKNPVTYVSDSDSDEVFTSLKKSSKPGKNGCSQMTSHLGKSEEAQTASLKSPVTSSAPSLKRGTKNGVSLTPTKAAAPQPRYTPTSVVDYFGSSVIQRSDKKLVAATSTKRKAPVQDHESSCSDELIAKQLQMDEDIELEKQIHEDEEFAKTLAMLDEAPLPKKARVDTISPLKDSSRTSSADTKAKAKSDSPKQSPVRASSKLALLKRRADKEEERKKNKQEKKGKMVVSPKKEPATPTTSEMAVTPKTDRAFAAASKSRSFSTPKSGSSKTSPTKPETSPEDSEKKRVNSAAYRSYLNREGPRALGSKEIPQGEENCLEGCVFVLTGVLESMEREDAKSLIERYGGKVTGNVSRKTTYLVLGRDSGASKTEKAHSFGTKILNEDELLDLIRTKPGKKSKYEIAAEAENKRTKSQTLGSKGKATPPRLKHTPLGPSPAKKSLSAGKTRAVSTSSPGTSRASPRRGTASDVKKSLKFGCGKTLPPAPHHATDGDTCSLLWVDKYRPRSLKNLIGQQGEQSCANKLLRWLQHWHKHHRGDTKTAPRFGKFGGKNDGSGFKAALLSGPPGVGKTTTAALVCEELGYSYVEMNASSTRSRTSLKEVIAESLNNTSIKNFYSGTSQTVSDKHVLIMDEVDGMAGNEDRGGIQELIGLIKQSKIPIICMCNDRNHQKIRSLANYCFDLRFQRPRVEQIKGAMMSIAFKEGLKVPPPALNEIILATNQDIRQVLHNLSMWTATDKVMTYDQAKADAKNARKDMKMGPFDVCRKVFTSGEETAHMSLIDKSDLFFHDYSLAPLFVQENYIHVRPAAAGGNLKNYLVLLSKTADSICDGDLVDKQIRSKQTWSLLPTQAIYASVLPGELMRGYMGQFPTFPSWLGKNSATNKHSRIVQELASHMGLKTLCSKDAVNLDYLPYLRSALLVPLQSHGAEGTSQTVKLMDDYDIIKEDFDSIIEISSWGGQPDPYSRLDSKVKAAFTRAYNRESHLTPYSIQMVKKGRRSTTDFESLDPENDLQGQEEEEEEEGLTADAMIRRKKTKLTKEPKQEKAGDSGKGKGKGKGKGKK; encoded by the exons ATG GATATACGCAGGTTCTTTGCGCCCACAAAACCCGCGGCGCCCAAACCCACCCAGGGCAGTACCAGTACTGACCAAGATCACGCAAGGAATAAAAAGAAACCGTCCTCCAAG ATCACAAGCCCTAAATCTGATAAACGCTCAGTAAAACGAAAGAAAAGACTAATTGTCGATTCAG agtctgaggaggaagaagagaagaaagaaggaaaacagaagaaagatcCCAAAGAGAAGAATGCTTCCTCAGGAAAGAAGAACCCTGTTACTTATGTGTCTGATTCAG ATTCGGACGAAGTGTTCACATCGCTGAAAAAGTCCTCCAAACCTGGCAAGAATGGATGTAGCCAGATGACTTCACACTTGGGAAAGTCAGAGGAGGCACAAACTGCATCTCTCAAATCACCGGTCACGTCCTCGGCACCCAGCTTGAAGAGGGGGACGAAGAACGGAGTCAGTTTGACCCCAACAAAGGCAGCTGCGCCCCAGCCCAGGTACACCCCCACCTCTGTAGTGGATTACTTCGGCAGCAGCGTCATCCAGAGGTCGGACAAGAAACTCGTGGCTGCTACCAGCACCAAGAGAAAAGCA CCAGTACAAGACCATGAGTCGTCGTGCAGTGATGAGCTCATTGCGAAACAGTTGCAGATGGATGAGGACATAGAG TTGGAGAAGCAGATCCATGAAGATGAAGAGTTTGCAAAAACGTTGGCCATGTTGGATGAGGCCCCATTGCCTAAAAAG GCCCGTGTAGACACCATCTCGCCCTTGAAAGACAGTTCCAGGACCAGCTCTGCGGACACCAAGGCTAAGGCAAAGAGTGATTCACCGAAGCAGAGCCCCGTGAGGGCAAGTTCCAAGCTGGCCCTGCTCAAAAGGAGAGCTGACAAAGAGGAGGAgcgaaagaaaaacaagcaggAAAAGAAAGGCAAGATGGTCGTCTCTCCGAAAAAAGAGCCAGCCACCCCAACCACATCGGAGATGGCGGTCACGCCCAAAACGGACAGGGCGTTTGCCGCAGCCTCCAAATCAAGAAGCTTTTCCACACCTAAGAGTGGCAGTAGTAAGACGTCTCCCACAAAGCCTGAG ACTAGTCCAGAGGACTCTGAGAAGAAGCGGGTGAATTCAGCAGCTTACCGCAGCTACCTTAACCGAGAGGGACCTCGTGCCCTGGGCTCCAAGGAGATCCCTCAG ggagagGAGAACTGCCTGgaaggctgtgtgtttgtgctgacaGGGGTTTTGGAGTCTATGGAGCGGGAAGATGCAAAGTCATTAATTGAGCGATATGGTGGTAAAGTTACTGGGAATGTGAGCCGCAAAACCACGTACCTGGTGTTGGGCCGTGACAGCGGAGCCTCCAAGACGGAGAAG GCCCACAGTTTTGGAACCAAGATCCTAAATGAGGATGAACTGCTGGACCTGATCCGAACCAAACCTGGCAAAAAGTCCAAATATGAAATCGCAGCTGAGGCTGAG AATAAACGCACTAAATCACAGACCCTGGGCTCCAAAGGCAAAGCCACCCCTCCACGGCTGAAGCACACACCCCTGGGGCCAAGCCCAGCCAAGAAGAGCCTATCGGCGGGAAAGACCCGGGCTGTTTCCACTTCCAGCCCTGGAACCTCCAGAGCTTCCCCCCGACGTGGCACTGCATCCGATGTGAAGAAGAGCCTGAAGTTTGGCTGCGGAAAGACCCTGCCCCCTGCACCACACCATGCCACAGATGGTGACACCTGCAGCTTGCTGTGGGTGGATAAGTACCGTCCCCGCAGCCTGAAGAATCTGATAGGACAGCAGGGAGAGCAGAGCTGTGCCAATAAGCTGTTGAGATGGTTGCAGCATTGGCACAAGCACCACAGAGGCGATACCAAAACAG cACCTAGGTTTGGTAAGTTTGGGGGAAAGAATGATGGTTCTGGTTTTAAGGCTGCCCTGTTGTCTGGGCCCCCGGGTGTAGGGAAGACCACTACTGCTGCCCTTGTGTGTGAG gagttGGGCTACAGTTACGTGGAGATGAACGCCAGCTCCACACGAAGCAGGACCAGTCTGAAAGAAGTGATTGCCGAGTCCCTCAATAACACAAGCATTAAGAACTTCTACTCAG GTACATCTCAAACAGTCAGCGATAAGCATGTTCTTATCATGGACGAGGTGGACGGTATGGCAGGAAATGAAGACAGAGGTGGAATACAG GAGTTGATTGGTCTGATAAAGCAGTCGAAGATCCCCATCATCTGCATGTGTAATGACCGTAACCATCAGAAAATCCGCTCGCTTGCCAACTACTGCTTCGACCTGCGCTTCCAGCGCCCCCGTGTGGAACAGATAAAG GGTGCTATGATGTCCATTGCTTTTAAAGAAGGTTTAAAGGTCCCGCCTCCAGCACTCAATGAAATCATTCTGGCAACGAATCAGGACATTCGGCAG GTGCTGCATAATCTGAGCATGTGGACGGCCACAGACAAAGTCATGACCTATGACCAGGCAAAAGCGGATGCTAAGAATGCCAGGAAGGACATGAAAATG ggTCCATTTGACGTATGCAGAAAAGTGTTTACCTCAGGAGAGGAGACCGCCCACATGTCTTTGATTGACAAGTCAGATCTTTTCTTCCATGACTACTCACTAGCGCCACTGTTTGTCCAAGAGAACTACATTCATGTACGACCAGCTGCAGCAGG GGGAAATCTGAAGAATTATTTGGTCTTGCTGAGTAAAACTGCAGACAGCATCTGTGATGGAGATCTAGTGGACAAACAGATCCGTTCTAAACAGACCTGGTCTCTACTACCCACACAG GCGATCTATGCCAGTGTACTGCCTGGTGAGCTGATGCGAGGTTATATGGGTCAGTTTCCCACTTTCCCCAGCTGGCTGGGCAAGAACTCCGCCACGAACAAACACAGTCGTATCGTACAGGAGTTGGCCTCACACATGGGCCTGAA gACTTTGTGTAGTAAGGATGCGGTGAATCTGGACTACCTGCCTTATCTGCGCTCTGCGCTATTAGTGCCTCTGCAGTCACATGGAGCAGAGGGAACCAGTCAGACTGTAAAGCTCATGGATGACTATGACATCATCAAAGAGGACTTTGACAGCATCATTGAGATCAGTAGCTGGGGTGGACAGCCTGATCCCTACTCCAGGCTCGACTCCAAG GTGAAAGCTGCATTCACACGTGCGTACAACAGGGAGTCCCACCTGACCCCATACTCAATACAGATGGTGAAGAAAGGTCGCCGAAGTACCACCGATTTTGAGAGCTTAGACCCTGAAAATGACCTCCAagggcaggaagaggaggaggaagaggaaggtcTCACTGCTGATGCCATGATCAGG CGGAAGAAGACTAAACTCACCAAAGAGCCCAAACAGGAGAAAGCAGGGGATTCTGGGAAGGGAAAGGGCAAGGGCAAAGGAAAGGGCAAGAAGTGA